From a single Asticcacaulis sp. MM231 genomic region:
- a CDS encoding L,D-transpeptidase family protein, with the protein MFSKRQILALPAAWLLLAGQAQAQTQPQTVARIVVWKSERRMVAYDAAGRALKTFHIALGPSPRGHKSEEGDGRTPEGLYRISGRNKTSAYHLSLRVSYPNAADRAQAKARGVSPGGDIFIHDQPNGALPGKLKIPYDWTAGCIAISNAEIEAL; encoded by the coding sequence ATGTTTAGCAAGCGGCAGATTCTGGCATTGCCGGCGGCGTGGTTGCTCCTTGCGGGACAAGCGCAGGCTCAGACTCAGCCTCAGACGGTTGCCCGCATTGTCGTGTGGAAATCGGAGCGTCGCATGGTGGCCTATGATGCTGCCGGGCGCGCGCTCAAAACTTTCCATATTGCCCTGGGACCAAGCCCCAGGGGGCACAAATCGGAAGAGGGCGATGGCAGGACGCCAGAGGGCCTTTATCGGATATCCGGCCGCAACAAGACCAGTGCCTATCATTTGTCCTTAAGGGTTTCCTATCCCAATGCGGCGGATCGTGCTCAGGCGAAGGCGCGTGGCGTTTCGCCCGGCGGTGATATCTTTATTCATGACCAGCCAAACGGCGCCTTGCCGGGCAAGCTCAAAATCCCCTATGACTGGACCGCCGGCTGCATCGCTATCAGCAATGCCGAGATTGAGGCCTTATGA
- a CDS encoding homocysteine S-methyltransferase family protein — MNRTDHIAALKQAAKERILILDGSWGVMIQRRELSEEDFLGERFKGHKGQMKGNNDILCLTRPDIIADLHDQYYAAGADISETNTFSATTIAQDDYHLDLQAVIDINREGAKIARAKADEWTLKEPHKPRFVAGSIGPLNKMLSMSSDVNDPGARLVTFDQVYQAYREQVAALYEGGVDLYLIETITDTLNCKAAIKAILDLEEEGQETLPIWISGTITDRSGRTLSGQTAEAFWNSVKHAKPFAVGFNCALGADLMRPHIAEMARVADCLVAAYPNAGLPNAMGQYDEQPHETSHELHEWAKDGIVNILGGCCGTTPDHIKHVADEVRDVAPRQIPERPKALRLSGLEPFELS, encoded by the coding sequence ATGAACCGCACAGACCATATCGCCGCGCTGAAACAGGCCGCGAAAGAGCGCATCCTGATTCTCGACGGCTCGTGGGGCGTGATGATCCAGCGCCGCGAACTGTCTGAAGAAGACTTTCTCGGTGAGCGCTTCAAGGGCCATAAAGGCCAGATGAAGGGCAATAACGATATCCTGTGCCTGACGCGGCCAGACATCATCGCCGATCTGCACGATCAGTATTATGCCGCCGGCGCCGATATCTCGGAAACCAATACCTTTTCGGCCACCACCATCGCGCAGGACGACTATCATCTCGACCTGCAGGCCGTCATTGACATCAATCGCGAAGGCGCGAAGATCGCCCGTGCGAAGGCCGATGAATGGACTTTGAAAGAGCCGCACAAGCCGCGCTTTGTGGCCGGTTCGATCGGGCCCCTCAACAAGATGCTGTCCATGTCGTCCGATGTGAACGATCCGGGCGCGCGTCTGGTGACCTTCGATCAGGTCTATCAGGCCTATCGTGAGCAGGTGGCGGCACTCTATGAGGGCGGGGTCGATCTCTATCTCATCGAGACCATCACCGACACGCTGAACTGCAAGGCGGCGATCAAGGCTATTCTGGATCTGGAGGAGGAGGGCCAGGAGACCCTGCCGATCTGGATTTCCGGCACCATCACCGACCGTTCGGGCCGCACGCTTTCGGGCCAGACCGCCGAAGCCTTCTGGAACTCGGTCAAGCACGCCAAGCCCTTCGCCGTTGGCTTTAACTGCGCCCTGGGCGCCGACCTGATGCGTCCGCACATCGCCGAAATGGCGCGCGTCGCCGATTGCCTCGTCGCCGCCTATCCCAATGCCGGCCTGCCCAACGCCATGGGCCAGTATGACGAGCAGCCGCACGAAACCTCGCACGAACTGCACGAGTGGGCCAAGGACGGTATCGTCAATATCCTTGGCGGTTGCTGCGGCACGACGCCGGATCACATCAAACATGTGGCGGACGAGGTGCGCGATGTGGCGCCTCGTCAGATACCCGAACGCCCCAAGGCCTTGCGCCTTTCGGGCCTTGAACCTTTTGAATTAAGTTAG
- a CDS encoding ribbon-helix-helix domain-containing protein, with translation MSTRTVTAHIPVELAEQIDAAAERLERPRGWIVKQALQNWISLEERRHQMTLEALKAADEGDLVEHDVIETWVAGLE, from the coding sequence ATGTCAACACGCACTGTCACTGCCCATATCCCGGTTGAACTTGCCGAGCAGATCGATGCCGCCGCCGAGCGCCTGGAGCGTCCACGCGGCTGGATCGTCAAGCAGGCGCTGCAAAACTGGATTAGTCTGGAAGAGCGGCGCCACCAGATGACATTGGAAGCCTTGAAAGCAGCAGATGAGGGAGATTTAGTCGAACACGACGTTATTGAGACGTGGGTGGCAGGTCTCGAATGA
- a CDS encoding type 1 glutamine amidotransferase domain-containing protein has protein sequence MKILMVLTSHDQLGDTGKKTGFWLEEYVAPYYTFLDAGAEITVASPKGGQPPLDPKSDEPSGQTEATVRFKADSAAQAVLAHTTKLADVKAADFDAVFYPGGHGPLWDLAEDKASIALIEAFAAAGKPVGAVCHAPGVLRHVKAGDDYLVKGKRVTGFTNSEEDAVGLTDVVPFLVEDELTARGGLYEKGADWGVHVVTDGLLVTGQNPASSEAGAKAVLGLLQS, from the coding sequence ATGAAAATACTTATGGTTCTGACCTCGCATGATCAATTGGGCGACACCGGGAAAAAGACCGGCTTCTGGCTCGAAGAATATGTGGCGCCCTACTATACCTTCCTCGATGCCGGCGCAGAGATCACGGTCGCGTCGCCCAAGGGCGGCCAGCCGCCGCTGGATCCGAAAAGCGATGAGCCGTCCGGCCAGACCGAGGCGACCGTACGCTTCAAGGCGGACAGCGCGGCACAGGCTGTGCTGGCGCACACTACCAAGCTCGCCGACGTCAAGGCGGCCGATTTTGACGCCGTTTTCTATCCCGGTGGTCATGGTCCGCTTTGGGATCTGGCTGAGGACAAGGCCTCCATCGCCCTGATCGAAGCCTTTGCCGCTGCCGGCAAGCCTGTCGGCGCTGTTTGTCATGCGCCTGGCGTTCTGCGTCATGTCAAGGCGGGTGATGATTATCTGGTCAAGGGCAAGCGCGTCACCGGCTTTACCAACAGCGAAGAAGATGCGGTCGGTCTGACCGACGTGGTGCCTTTCTTGGTGGAAGACGAATTGACGGCCAGGGGCGGGCTCTATGAAAAGGGCGCTGACTGGGGTGTTCATGTCGTGACCGACGGCCTTCTGGTCACAGGTCAAAATCCGGCGTCTTCCGAGGCGGGCGCCAAGGCTGTTCTGGGCCTGCTTCAGTCCTGA
- a CDS encoding type II toxin-antitoxin system RelE/ParE family toxin, which produces MTAMHIRWLSVSQRDLVRLYDFLKDVNPRAAARIVQNLVASIRKLPDHPRIGHIIDIHSPRDVRRLLVDDYEVRYEITGDTIVILCIWHMREDR; this is translated from the coding sequence ATGACGGCCATGCACATCCGTTGGCTATCGGTTTCACAGCGTGATCTGGTTCGCCTCTATGATTTCCTGAAGGATGTCAATCCACGCGCTGCAGCACGAATTGTTCAGAATCTTGTGGCGTCGATTCGTAAATTACCAGACCATCCGCGTATAGGACATATCATCGATATTCACAGTCCGAGAGATGTGCGCCGGTTACTGGTGGATGACTATGAAGTCCGCTACGAAATTACGGGCGATACGATCGTCATTCTGTGCATCTGGCATATGCGCGAAGATCGCTGA
- the bla gene encoding subclass B3 metallo-beta-lactamase, translated as MKQFFLAIALLFALMVPVCAVADERGWDDPHAPYNVMGNVWYVGTRGIGVYLITTPQGHILIDGATEKGAKVVEANIVSLGFKLKDIKYIVETHAHWYHVGGLAKLKADTGAIFIASAGDRYGLEHGVHVGDNVYGGGSFPAIAADREIGEGGTLTLGVVVLTAHMTPGHTRGCTSWTMVVDDKGVSRTVIFFGSTSIAGNVLVGNKAYPGIADDYRLSLKRLKATKADVFLVNHPELADMDVKRAAQVAGKPDAFVDPRALPAFIKESEADFNTELAKARRKATGRKGTAQ; from the coding sequence ATGAAGCAATTTTTCCTGGCTATAGCCCTGCTGTTTGCCCTGATGGTTCCGGTTTGCGCCGTTGCCGATGAGCGTGGGTGGGATGATCCGCATGCGCCCTACAATGTGATGGGCAACGTCTGGTATGTGGGCACCCGCGGTATCGGTGTTTACCTGATCACGACCCCGCAGGGGCACATCCTGATCGATGGTGCCACCGAGAAAGGCGCCAAGGTGGTTGAAGCCAATATCGTCTCACTGGGTTTCAAGCTTAAAGATATCAAATACATCGTCGAGACCCATGCCCATTGGTATCATGTCGGTGGTTTGGCAAAGCTCAAGGCGGATACAGGCGCTATCTTCATTGCCAGCGCCGGCGACCGCTACGGTCTGGAACACGGTGTCCATGTCGGCGACAATGTCTATGGTGGGGGCAGCTTTCCGGCCATCGCCGCGGATCGTGAGATCGGCGAAGGTGGAACGCTTACGCTGGGCGTCGTGGTGCTGACGGCGCATATGACGCCCGGCCATACGCGCGGCTGTACAAGCTGGACCATGGTGGTGGACGACAAGGGCGTGTCGCGCACGGTGATCTTCTTTGGCTCGACCTCGATTGCCGGCAACGTGCTGGTCGGCAATAAGGCCTATCCGGGCATTGCCGACGATTATCGGCTCAGTTTGAAGCGCTTGAAAGCGACTAAGGCTGACGTCTTCCTTGTCAATCATCCTGAGCTTGCCGATATGGACGTCAAACGCGCCGCGCAAGTGGCTGGTAAACCAGATGCCTTTGTCGATCCGCGCGCTCTGCCGGCGTTTATCAAGGAATCAGAAGCCGACTTTAATACCGAACTGGCCAAGGCGCGCCGTAAGGCGACCGGCCGAAAAGGAACTGCACAATGA
- a CDS encoding DUF4259 domain-containing protein, giving the protein MASWASGPFDNDDAADFLMELEAAPSWEMVRLAFADVMANEDYVELPEGARGCAAAALLTVALGKSDVSAQDIHMTLEAMGAPPEDLAAVAKIALKRLSTGDSEIRELYLDSGSYNTWLGTIAAIDEALN; this is encoded by the coding sequence ATGGCGTCATGGGCCAGCGGACCGTTCGACAATGATGACGCCGCCGACTTCCTGATGGAGCTGGAGGCGGCGCCGTCATGGGAGATGGTCCGGCTGGCCTTTGCGGATGTCATGGCCAATGAGGACTATGTCGAATTGCCCGAAGGCGCACGCGGTTGCGCGGCGGCGGCCTTGCTCACCGTGGCGCTCGGCAAGAGCGACGTGTCGGCGCAGGATATCCATATGACGCTGGAGGCCATGGGGGCGCCACCCGAAGATCTGGCCGCCGTGGCCAAAATCGCTTTGAAGCGCCTGAGCACGGGCGATTCCGAAATCCGCGAACTCTATCTCGATAGTGGTTCCTACAACACATGGCTGGGCACAATCGCCGCCATCGATGAGGCTTTGAATTGA
- the metH gene encoding methionine synthase has protein sequence MTPTFINIGERTNVTGSAKFKKLIVEGNYTAALDVARQQVEAGAQVIDVNMDEGLLDSEVAMRTFLNLMAAEPDIARVPVMINSSKWEVIEAGLKCVQGKPIVNSISMKEGIDKFKEQARLCLKYGAAVVVMAFDEIGQADTAERKIEICTKAYRVLVDEVGFPPEDIIFDPNIFAVATGIDEHNNYAVDFIEGTRAIKQTLPYARVSGGVSNVSFSFRGNEPVRRAIHGVFLYHAIAAGMDMGIVNAGDLPVYDSIEPELREAVEDVILNRPQRHNVSNTEWLVDLAPKYKGDKAEARVVNLVWREGSVEERLKHALVNGITEYIDQDTEEARQQAERPLHVIEGPLMAGMNVVGDLFGAGKMFLPQVVKSARVMKQSVAYLMPYMEAEKEAHVAAGGTYQAAGKVLMATVKGDVHDIGKNIVGVVLQCNNYEVIDLGVMVPCDRILAEAKEHGVDMIGLSGLITPSLDEMVFVAREMQRTGFNIPLLIGGATTSKTHTAVKIEPGYKNNQVVYVLDASRAVGVVSQLLSETDRDSFVDSTKAEYIKVREAYGKGNSAPRSSLSEARANKFRIDFAAEPPVAPSFLGLKTFSPYDLQDLADHIDWTPFFATWELAGKYPAILEDEIVGEAATDLFKDAQKMLAQILEEKWFTASGVVGFWPANATDDDDIELYTDESRTEVLARFQTLRQQMKKPRADQSNTALSDFIAPKGTPDWIGGFAVTAGHGEMEIAHKFKAAGDDYNAILATALADRLAEAFAEALHKKVRRELWGYAADETLSVEELIGEKYLGIRPAPGYPAQPDHTEKWPLFDLLDARARTGMELTESLAMTPPASVSGMYFAHPKAHYFGVGKIEKDQVADYARRKGWQVDEAERWLSPILNYVP, from the coding sequence TTGACCCCTACCTTTATCAATATCGGCGAGCGCACCAACGTCACCGGTTCCGCCAAGTTCAAGAAGCTGATCGTCGAGGGCAACTATACCGCGGCGCTCGATGTGGCGCGCCAGCAGGTCGAGGCCGGCGCTCAGGTCATCGACGTCAATATGGACGAGGGGTTGCTTGATTCCGAAGTGGCCATGCGCACCTTCCTGAACCTGATGGCGGCGGAGCCTGATATCGCCCGCGTGCCGGTGATGATCAACTCATCCAAGTGGGAGGTGATCGAGGCCGGCCTGAAATGCGTGCAGGGCAAGCCGATCGTCAATTCGATCTCGATGAAGGAAGGGATCGACAAGTTCAAGGAACAGGCGCGCCTGTGCCTGAAATACGGCGCCGCCGTCGTGGTCATGGCCTTCGACGAGATTGGTCAGGCCGATACCGCCGAACGCAAGATCGAAATCTGCACCAAGGCGTACCGCGTCTTGGTTGATGAGGTCGGCTTCCCGCCGGAAGATATCATCTTCGACCCCAATATCTTTGCCGTGGCGACGGGGATCGATGAGCACAACAACTACGCCGTCGATTTCATCGAAGGCACACGCGCCATCAAGCAGACCCTGCCCTATGCGCGGGTATCCGGCGGCGTGTCGAACGTATCGTTCTCGTTCCGTGGCAATGAGCCGGTCAGGCGCGCCATCCACGGCGTTTTCCTTTACCACGCCATCGCCGCCGGCATGGATATGGGCATTGTCAATGCCGGTGACCTGCCGGTCTATGACAGCATCGAGCCGGAACTGCGCGAGGCGGTCGAGGACGTTATCCTCAATCGCCCCCAGCGCCACAATGTCAGCAATACCGAATGGCTGGTCGATCTGGCGCCGAAGTACAAGGGCGACAAGGCCGAGGCCAGGGTGGTCAATCTGGTGTGGCGCGAAGGCTCGGTAGAAGAGCGGCTGAAGCATGCGCTGGTCAATGGCATCACCGAATATATCGATCAGGATACCGAGGAAGCGCGGCAACAGGCCGAGCGCCCGCTGCACGTCATCGAAGGCCCGCTGATGGCCGGCATGAACGTGGTCGGTGACCTGTTTGGCGCCGGCAAGATGTTCCTGCCGCAGGTGGTGAAATCGGCGCGCGTGATGAAACAGTCCGTGGCCTATCTCATGCCCTATATGGAGGCTGAAAAGGAAGCGCATGTCGCCGCCGGTGGCACCTATCAGGCGGCCGGCAAGGTGCTGATGGCAACGGTCAAGGGCGATGTCCACGATATCGGCAAGAACATCGTCGGCGTCGTGCTGCAATGTAACAATTACGAGGTCATCGACCTCGGCGTCATGGTGCCATGCGACCGGATTCTGGCGGAAGCGAAGGAACATGGCGTCGATATGATCGGGCTTTCCGGCCTCATCACGCCTTCGCTCGATGAGATGGTGTTTGTGGCGCGTGAAATGCAGCGCACCGGCTTTAACATCCCGCTTTTGATCGGCGGCGCCACGACCTCGAAGACGCACACGGCGGTCAAGATCGAGCCGGGCTACAAGAACAATCAAGTGGTTTATGTGCTCGATGCGTCGCGCGCGGTCGGCGTGGTGTCGCAACTGCTCTCGGAAACCGACCGCGACAGCTTCGTGGACAGCACCAAGGCCGAATACATCAAGGTGCGCGAAGCCTATGGCAAGGGCAATTCAGCGCCGCGTTCGTCTCTGTCTGAGGCGCGTGCCAACAAATTCAGGATCGATTTCGCTGCCGAGCCGCCGGTGGCGCCGTCTTTCCTCGGTCTGAAGACCTTCAGCCCTTACGATCTGCAAGATCTGGCCGACCATATCGACTGGACGCCCTTCTTCGCCACCTGGGAACTGGCCGGCAAGTATCCGGCCATTCTTGAGGACGAAATCGTCGGCGAAGCGGCCACCGATCTCTTCAAGGACGCGCAAAAGATGCTGGCGCAGATTCTGGAAGAGAAGTGGTTCACGGCCTCAGGCGTCGTCGGTTTCTGGCCGGCCAACGCCACCGATGACGACGATATCGAGCTCTACACCGACGAGAGCCGCACCGAGGTGCTGGCGCGTTTCCAGACCCTGCGCCAGCAGATGAAGAAGCCGCGCGCCGACCAGAGCAATACGGCGCTGTCGGATTTTATCGCGCCGAAAGGTACGCCCGACTGGATCGGCGGCTTTGCCGTCACCGCCGGTCATGGCGAGATGGAGATTGCCCACAAGTTCAAGGCGGCGGGCGACGACTATAACGCCATTTTGGCCACCGCCCTGGCCGATCGTCTGGCCGAAGCCTTTGCTGAGGCGCTGCACAAGAAGGTGCGCCGCGAACTGTGGGGTTATGCCGCCGATGAAACCCTGTCGGTCGAGGAACTGATTGGTGAGAAATATCTCGGTATCCGTCCGGCGCCGGGCTATCCCGCCCAGCCGGATCACACCGAGAAGTGGCCGCTGTTTGATCTGCTCGACGCCCGCGCCCGCACCGGCATGGAGCTGACGGAATCGCTGGCCATGACGCCACCGGCCTCGGTTTCGGGCATGTATTTCGCGCATCCCAAGGCGCACTATTTCGGCGTCGGCAAGATCGAGAAGGATCAGGTGGCGGACTATGCCCGTCGCAAGGGCTGGCAAGTCGATGAGGCCGAGCGCTGGCTCAGTCCGATCCTGAACTACGTGCCGTAA
- a CDS encoding TerB family tellurite resistance protein yields the protein MSFWKNLAQLAVGRFDAAECTECPKGPPGADPAFATAVTALGAKLAMADGLAHEVEQTAFLHVFQPDDKARRDVMRLYDLARQTSLGFESYARRLAKRYASCPQILEDVLEGLFHIAVSDGRLSHQEEVYLETVADLFGIKTAAYRRVRAGYVPLSDDDPYYILGLMPDASDDDIRLARRSRLNDFHPDRIRARGLPIDFEALYTQKTALINSAYDQIVKERSALA from the coding sequence ATGTCGTTCTGGAAAAATCTGGCGCAACTGGCCGTTGGGCGTTTCGACGCCGCGGAATGCACCGAATGCCCCAAGGGGCCTCCGGGCGCTGACCCGGCGTTCGCCACGGCGGTAACGGCGCTTGGCGCCAAGCTGGCCATGGCCGATGGCCTGGCGCATGAGGTCGAGCAGACCGCTTTCCTGCATGTGTTCCAGCCGGACGACAAGGCGCGCCGCGACGTGATGCGTCTCTATGATCTGGCGCGCCAGACCAGCCTCGGCTTTGAATCCTACGCCCGCCGTCTGGCCAAGCGTTATGCGAGTTGCCCGCAAATCCTTGAGGATGTGCTCGAAGGCCTGTTTCATATCGCCGTATCCGATGGTCGCCTGAGCCATCAGGAAGAAGTCTATCTCGAAACGGTGGCCGATCTTTTCGGCATCAAGACGGCCGCCTATCGCCGCGTGCGCGCCGGTTACGTGCCTTTGAGTGATGATGATCCCTACTACATTCTGGGGCTCATGCCGGATGCCTCGGACGATGATATCCGTCTGGCGCGTCGTTCGCGCCTCAACGATTTCCACCCGGACAGAATCCGCGCGCGCGGCCTGCCGATCGACTTTGAAGCGCTTTATACGCAGAAAACCGCCCTGATTAATTCGGCTTATGACCAGATTGTGAAGGAACGGAGTGCGCTGGCCTAA
- the metF gene encoding methylenetetrahydrofolate reductase [NAD(P)H] has product MSPSLNPNLTSDLAPIARSLAGGGQNLKVSFEFFPPKSEEMETTLWESIRRLAPLNPEFVSVTYGAGGSTRERTHRTVKRILDETHLKPAAHLTCVDASREEVDEVIRGYWEAGVRHIVSLRGDPPTGFGDYTPRADGYQNATELTAAIKKIGDFEVSVGVYPEKHPQSPSLDFDLDVLRQKVDAGATRGISQFFFEPHTFLRYRDAVADAGIRIDLTPGIMPVTNFKGLRRMAAACEAAVPGWMERLFEGLDDDAETRKLLASAVAVEMCLGLEREGVENFHFYTLNRADLVFAIGRILGLQTA; this is encoded by the coding sequence ATGAGCCCCTCGCTGAACCCCAATCTCACCTCCGATCTGGCCCCGATCGCGCGTTCGCTCGCCGGCGGCGGCCAGAACCTGAAGGTGTCGTTTGAATTTTTCCCGCCCAAGTCGGAAGAGATGGAGACCACATTGTGGGAGTCGATCCGACGCCTTGCGCCGCTAAACCCTGAGTTTGTCTCGGTGACCTATGGCGCCGGTGGTTCGACCCGCGAGCGCACGCACCGCACGGTCAAGCGCATCCTCGACGAGACGCACCTCAAGCCGGCAGCTCACCTGACCTGCGTCGATGCCTCGCGCGAAGAGGTCGATGAGGTGATCCGTGGCTACTGGGAGGCCGGCGTGCGCCATATCGTGTCGCTGCGCGGTGATCCCCCTACAGGTTTCGGCGATTACACGCCACGCGCTGATGGCTACCAAAACGCCACCGAACTGACTGCCGCCATCAAAAAGATCGGCGATTTCGAGGTCAGCGTCGGGGTCTATCCGGAAAAGCACCCGCAATCGCCATCACTTGATTTCGATCTCGATGTCCTGCGCCAGAAGGTCGATGCCGGCGCCACACGCGGCATCAGCCAGTTCTTCTTCGAGCCGCATACCTTCCTGCGTTACCGTGACGCGGTGGCCGACGCCGGCATTCGTATCGACCTTACGCCGGGCATCATGCCGGTGACCAATTTCAAGGGCCTGCGCCGGATGGCGGCGGCGTGCGAAGCGGCAGTGCCCGGCTGGATGGAGCGCTTGTTCGAGGGGCTCGACGACGACGCCGAAACGCGCAAGCTGCTGGCCTCGGCCGTGGCGGTGGAGATGTGTCTGGGGCTTGAGCGCGAAGGGGTGGAAAACTTCCACTTCTATACGCTCAATCGCGCCGATCTTGTGTTTGCCATCGGGCGGATATTGGGATTGCAAACCGCATGA
- a CDS encoding N-acetylmuramoyl-L-alanine amidase, protein MIEQPSPNFNERKGPPDMVVLHYTGMTSGPEAIARLCDPEAKVSAHYAVEEDGSIYRLVAEERRAWHAGVGFWKDETDINGASIGIEIVNPGHEFGYRDFPQTQIDAVIGLLDGIRERWDIPDWRILGHSDVAPARKADPGERFPWQVLAEHGHGLWVTPDMPPEGAMGPPLGMGETGLGVFSLQSALGKLGYNILAGGPYDVETATIVTAFQRHWLPEQIGTDLEGRADAKLRVTLMALLRHMTLLDV, encoded by the coding sequence ATGATCGAACAGCCATCACCCAATTTCAATGAACGCAAGGGCCCGCCGGACATGGTGGTGCTGCACTATACCGGCATGACGAGCGGGCCTGAGGCCATCGCCCGTCTGTGCGATCCCGAAGCGAAGGTTTCGGCGCATTACGCGGTCGAAGAGGATGGCTCGATCTACAGGCTGGTGGCCGAAGAACGGCGCGCCTGGCATGCCGGCGTCGGCTTCTGGAAGGACGAGACCGATATCAACGGCGCCTCCATCGGCATCGAGATCGTCAATCCCGGCCATGAGTTCGGCTATCGTGACTTTCCGCAAACACAGATCGATGCGGTCATCGGCCTGCTCGATGGCATCCGCGAGCGCTGGGATATTCCCGACTGGCGTATCCTTGGTCATTCCGACGTCGCGCCGGCGCGTAAAGCTGATCCGGGTGAGCGCTTCCCGTGGCAGGTGCTGGCCGAGCACGGCCATGGCCTGTGGGTGACGCCGGATATGCCGCCCGAGGGCGCGATGGGGCCGCCTCTGGGAATGGGCGAAACCGGACTGGGCGTTTTCTCGCTACAATCAGCGCTCGGCAAGCTGGGCTATAATATTCTGGCCGGAGGACCTTATGACGTCGAGACCGCCACCATCGTCACAGCCTTCCAGCGCCACTGGCTGCCCGAACAGATCGGCACAGATCTCGAAGGCCGTGCCGACGCCAAACTGCGCGTGACGTTGATGGCGCTGCTGCGCCATATGACCTTGCTGGATGTCTGA
- a CDS encoding ATP-grasp domain-containing protein, with the protein MHTTILFGGTSRERLVSVASAQALTQALPEADLWFWDLDGTVSETSQAALLGHDKPFEEAFKADGARLGAIAEALDKAAAEDRVLVLGLHGGTAENGQFQVLAEARNVPFTGSGSAASHLAFDKTAAKLFAGLAGVYSPSTVTLDEADEALSHYGRLIAKPASEGSSYGLIYVNSSQDIAAVRRESASMAYLIEPFISGPEATCGVLEQADGSIIALPPVEIVPGDGAFDYAGKYLKSTTQEICPARFAPEINAELQRLAVKAHKAMSCRGYSRSDFIISDKGPVYLETNTLPGLTKASLYPKSLKAQGIEFIDFLQGQIDLAVKRVGK; encoded by the coding sequence ATGCACACCACTATCCTTTTTGGCGGCACCAGCCGCGAACGTCTTGTCTCCGTCGCTTCGGCACAGGCCCTCACTCAGGCTCTGCCTGAGGCGGACCTGTGGTTCTGGGACCTCGACGGCACGGTGTCTGAAACCTCGCAAGCCGCGCTGCTCGGTCATGACAAGCCTTTCGAGGAGGCTTTCAAGGCCGATGGCGCGCGTCTGGGCGCAATAGCTGAAGCGCTCGATAAGGCGGCCGCCGAGGACCGCGTTCTGGTGCTGGGCCTGCATGGCGGCACAGCCGAAAACGGCCAGTTTCAGGTGCTGGCCGAGGCGCGCAACGTGCCCTTCACCGGCTCCGGTTCGGCGGCTTCGCACCTGGCGTTCGACAAGACGGCGGCCAAGCTGTTCGCCGGTCTGGCGGGGGTCTATTCGCCGTCTACCGTCACGCTGGATGAGGCCGATGAGGCGCTGTCGCACTATGGCCGCCTGATCGCCAAGCCGGCGTCGGAAGGATCGAGCTACGGCCTGATCTACGTCAATTCGTCTCAGGATATCGCGGCGGTGCGGCGTGAATCCGCCAGCATGGCCTATCTGATCGAGCCCTTCATTTCCGGCCCGGAAGCAACCTGCGGCGTGCTGGAACAGGCTGATGGCTCGATCATCGCCCTGCCGCCGGTCGAGATCGTGCCGGGTGACGGCGCCTTCGATTACGCCGGCAAGTATCTCAAATCGACGACGCAGGAAATCTGCCCGGCGCGTTTCGCACCCGAGATCAACGCAGAACTGCAACGTCTGGCGGTCAAGGCGCACAAGGCGATGTCCTGCCGGGGGTATTCGCGCTCGGACTTCATCATCTCGGACAAGGGACCGGTCTATCTGGAGACCAACACCCTGCCGGGCCTGACCAAAGCGTCGCTCTATCCAAAATCGCTCAAGGCGCAGGGCATCGAGTTTATCGACTTTTTGCAGGGCCAGATCGATCTGGCGGTGAAGAGGGTCGGAAAATAA